One part of the Arabidopsis thaliana chromosome 4, partial sequence genome encodes these proteins:
- the QRT3 gene encoding Pectin lyase-like superfamily protein (QUARTET 3 (QRT3); FUNCTIONS IN: polygalacturonase activity; INVOLVED IN: microsporogenesis, pollen exine formation; LOCATED IN: endomembrane system; EXPRESSED IN: 16 plant structures; EXPRESSED DURING: 7 growth stages; CONTAINS InterPro DOMAIN/s: Pectin lyase fold/virulence factor (InterPro:IPR011050), Parallel beta-helix repeat (InterPro:IPR006626); BEST Arabidopsis thaliana protein match is: Pectin lyase-like superfamily protein (TAIR:AT4G20040.1); Has 103 Blast hits to 103 proteins in 26 species: Archae - 2; Bacteria - 18; Metazoa - 0; Fungi - 3; Plants - 67; Viruses - 0; Other Eukaryotes - 13 (source: NCBI BLink).), whose amino-acid sequence MELRKSQVAMPVFLAIMSLMVSQVVFAEKDSGSMSPHDRALAEMQALKASLVRRNLPALVSPPPTPPQAVPGPRVYQVISYGADPTGKLDSTDAILKAMEEAFDGPNHGVLMQGINDLGGARIDLQGGSYLISRPLRFPSAGAGNLLISGGTLRASNDFPVDRYLIELKDESSKLQYIFEYITLRDLLIDCNYRGGAIAVINSLRTSIDNCYITRFGDTNGILVKSGHETYIRNSFLGQHITAGGDRGERSFSGTAINLMGNDNAVTDTVIFSARIGVMVSGQANLLSGVHCYNKATGFGGTGIYLRLPGLTQNRIVNSYLDYTGIVAEDPVQLQISGTFFLGDAFILLKSIAGYIRGVSIVDNMFSGSGHGVQIVQLDQRNTAFDDVGQVVVDRNSVNGMVEKSTVARGSVDGNGTSWTVDFNPVLLFPDLINHVQYTLVASEAGVFPLHALRNVSDNRVVVETNAPVTGTVYVTVNQGV is encoded by the exons ATGGAGCTAAGGAAATCTCAAGTGGCCATGCCTGTTTTCTTGGCAATAATGAGTCTAATGGTGAGTCAAGTGGTCTTCGCCGAGAAAGATTCAGGTTCAATGTCCCCTCATGATCGGGCATTAGCAGAAATGCAAGCCCTTAAAGCTTCATTGGTTCGGCGAAATCTACCGGCTTTGGTATCTCCTCCTCCTACCCCTCCTCAG GCCGTACCCGGTCCGCGCGTGTACCAAGTGATATCATATGGTGCCGATCCCACAGGGAAATTGGATAGCACGGATGCAATATTAAAAGCTATGGAAGAAGCATTTGATGGTCCAAATCATGGAGTTTTGATGCAAGGTATAAATGATCTCGGAGGAGCAAGAATTGATCTTCAAGGTGGAAGCTACTTAATCAGCCGTCCTCTACGGTTTCCCTCAGCCGGCGCCGGAAATCTTCTT ATAAGCGGAGGTACATTAAGAGCATCAAATGATTTCCCGGTCGATAGGTACTTAATCGAACTCAAAGACGAATCGTCAAAGTTACAATACATCTTCGAATACATAACTCTCAGAGATCTTCTCATCGATTGCAACTACCGCGGCGGAGCAATCGCCGTCATCAACTCTCTCCGGACAAGCATAGACAACTGTTACATCACACGGTTCGGAGACACGAACGGGATTCTTGTCAAAAGTGGACACGAGACTTATATCCGAAACTCGTTTCTTGGTCAACACATAACCGCCGGTGGAGAcagaggagaaagaagcttTTCCGGCACCGCCATCAATTTGATGGGAAACGATAACGCCGTTACTGACACCGTTATATTCTCCGCCAGGATCGGAGTAATGGTATCGGGACAAGCTAACTTATTGTCCGGCGTGCATTGCTATAACAAAGCAACCGGTTTTGGAGGAACCGGGATTTATTTGAGATTACCCGGTTTAACTCAGAACCGGATTGTGAATTCGTATTTGGATTATACCGGTATCGTCGCGGAAGATCCGGTTCAGTTACAGATTTCAGGGACGTTTTTTTTGGGAGATGcgtttattttgttgaaatcGATAGCCGGATATATTCGTGGGGTTAGTATTGTTGACAATATGTTTTCCGGGTCGGGTCATGGGGTCCAGATTGTTCAATTGGATCAGAGGAACACTGCGTTTGATGACGTTGGCCAGGTGGTCGTTGACCGTAACAGTGTGAACGGAATGGTAGAGAAATCGACGGTGGCTAGAGGTTCGGTAGATGGAAACGGGACGTCTTGGACCGTTGATTTTAACCCGGTTTTGTTGTTCCCGGATTTAATCAACCACGTGCAGTACACACTTGTGGCGAGTGAAGCTGGCGTGTTTCCTCTGCACGCGCTAAGGAACGTTTCTGATAACCGGGTGGTCGTTGAGACAAACGCTCCTGTTACTGGGACAGTTTATGTAACAGTGAATCAAGGAGTTTAA
- the QRT3 gene encoding Pectin lyase-like superfamily protein: MEEAFDGPNHGVLMQGINDLGGARIDLQGGSYLISRPLRFPSAGAGNLLISGGTLRASNDFPVDRYLIELKDESSKLQYIFEYITLRDLLIDCNYRGGAIAVINSLRTSIDNCYITRFGDTNGILVKSGHETYIRNSFLGQHITAGGDRGERSFSGTAINLMGNDNAVTDTVIFSARIGVMVSGQANLLSGVHCYNKATGFGGTGIYLRLPGLTQNRIVNSYLDYTGIVAEDPVQLQISGTFFLGDAFILLKSIAGYIRGVSIVDNMFSGSGHGVQIVQLDQRNTAFDDVGQVVVDRNSVNGMVEKSTVARGSVDGNGTSWTVDFNPVLLFPDLINHVQYTLVASEAGVFPLHALRNVSDNRVVVETNAPVTGTVYVTVNQGV; the protein is encoded by the exons ATGGAAGAAGCATTTGATGGTCCAAATCATGGAGTTTTGATGCAAGGTATAAATGATCTCGGAGGAGCAAGAATTGATCTTCAAGGTGGAAGCTACTTAATCAGCCGTCCTCTACGGTTTCCCTCAGCCGGCGCCGGAAATCTTCTT ATAAGCGGAGGTACATTAAGAGCATCAAATGATTTCCCGGTCGATAGGTACTTAATCGAACTCAAAGACGAATCGTCAAAGTTACAATACATCTTCGAATACATAACTCTCAGAGATCTTCTCATCGATTGCAACTACCGCGGCGGAGCAATCGCCGTCATCAACTCTCTCCGGACAAGCATAGACAACTGTTACATCACACGGTTCGGAGACACGAACGGGATTCTTGTCAAAAGTGGACACGAGACTTATATCCGAAACTCGTTTCTTGGTCAACACATAACCGCCGGTGGAGAcagaggagaaagaagcttTTCCGGCACCGCCATCAATTTGATGGGAAACGATAACGCCGTTACTGACACCGTTATATTCTCCGCCAGGATCGGAGTAATGGTATCGGGACAAGCTAACTTATTGTCCGGCGTGCATTGCTATAACAAAGCAACCGGTTTTGGAGGAACCGGGATTTATTTGAGATTACCCGGTTTAACTCAGAACCGGATTGTGAATTCGTATTTGGATTATACCGGTATCGTCGCGGAAGATCCGGTTCAGTTACAGATTTCAGGGACGTTTTTTTTGGGAGATGcgtttattttgttgaaatcGATAGCCGGATATATTCGTGGGGTTAGTATTGTTGACAATATGTTTTCCGGGTCGGGTCATGGGGTCCAGATTGTTCAATTGGATCAGAGGAACACTGCGTTTGATGACGTTGGCCAGGTGGTCGTTGACCGTAACAGTGTGAACGGAATGGTAGAGAAATCGACGGTGGCTAGAGGTTCGGTAGATGGAAACGGGACGTCTTGGACCGTTGATTTTAACCCGGTTTTGTTGTTCCCGGATTTAATCAACCACGTGCAGTACACACTTGTGGCGAGTGAAGCTGGCGTGTTTCCTCTGCACGCGCTAAGGAACGTTTCTGATAACCGGGTGGTCGTTGAGACAAACGCTCCTGTTACTGGGACAGTTTATGTAACAGTGAATCAAGGAGTTTAA
- the QRT3 gene encoding Pectin lyase-like superfamily protein has translation MYKSAKCVTPIRKDTSLYNVSLEETMELRKSQVAMPVFLAIMSLMVSQVVFAEKDSGSMSPHDRALAEMQALKASLVRRNLPALVSPPPTPPQAVPGPRVYQVISYGADPTGKLDSTDAILKAMEEAFDGPNHGVLMQGINDLGGARIDLQGGSYLISRPLRFPSAGAGNLLISGGTLRASNDFPVDRYLIELKDESSKLQYIFEYITLRDLLIDCNYRGGAIAVINSLRTSIDNCYITRFGDTNGILVKSGHETYIRNSFLGQHITAGGDRGERSFSGTAINLMGNDNAVTDTVIFSARIGVMVSGQANLLSGVHCYNKATGFGGTGIYLRLPGLTQNRIVNSYLDYTGIVAEDPVQLQISGTFFLGDAFILLKSIAGYIRGVSIVDNMFSGSGHGVQIVQLDQRNTAFDDVGQVVVDRNSVNGMVEKSTVARGSVDGNGTSWTVDFNPVLLFPDLINHVQYTLVASEAGVFPLHALRNVSDNRVVVETNAPVTGTVYVTVNQGV, from the exons ATGTACAAGAGTGCGAAATGTGTGACTCCCATTAGAAAAGACACAAGTTTGTATAATGTTTCATTG GAGGAAACCATGGAGCTAAGGAAATCTCAAGTGGCCATGCCTGTTTTCTTGGCAATAATGAGTCTAATGGTGAGTCAAGTGGTCTTCGCCGAGAAAGATTCAGGTTCAATGTCCCCTCATGATCGGGCATTAGCAGAAATGCAAGCCCTTAAAGCTTCATTGGTTCGGCGAAATCTACCGGCTTTGGTATCTCCTCCTCCTACCCCTCCTCAG GCCGTACCCGGTCCGCGCGTGTACCAAGTGATATCATATGGTGCCGATCCCACAGGGAAATTGGATAGCACGGATGCAATATTAAAAGCTATGGAAGAAGCATTTGATGGTCCAAATCATGGAGTTTTGATGCAAGGTATAAATGATCTCGGAGGAGCAAGAATTGATCTTCAAGGTGGAAGCTACTTAATCAGCCGTCCTCTACGGTTTCCCTCAGCCGGCGCCGGAAATCTTCTT ATAAGCGGAGGTACATTAAGAGCATCAAATGATTTCCCGGTCGATAGGTACTTAATCGAACTCAAAGACGAATCGTCAAAGTTACAATACATCTTCGAATACATAACTCTCAGAGATCTTCTCATCGATTGCAACTACCGCGGCGGAGCAATCGCCGTCATCAACTCTCTCCGGACAAGCATAGACAACTGTTACATCACACGGTTCGGAGACACGAACGGGATTCTTGTCAAAAGTGGACACGAGACTTATATCCGAAACTCGTTTCTTGGTCAACACATAACCGCCGGTGGAGAcagaggagaaagaagcttTTCCGGCACCGCCATCAATTTGATGGGAAACGATAACGCCGTTACTGACACCGTTATATTCTCCGCCAGGATCGGAGTAATGGTATCGGGACAAGCTAACTTATTGTCCGGCGTGCATTGCTATAACAAAGCAACCGGTTTTGGAGGAACCGGGATTTATTTGAGATTACCCGGTTTAACTCAGAACCGGATTGTGAATTCGTATTTGGATTATACCGGTATCGTCGCGGAAGATCCGGTTCAGTTACAGATTTCAGGGACGTTTTTTTTGGGAGATGcgtttattttgttgaaatcGATAGCCGGATATATTCGTGGGGTTAGTATTGTTGACAATATGTTTTCCGGGTCGGGTCATGGGGTCCAGATTGTTCAATTGGATCAGAGGAACACTGCGTTTGATGACGTTGGCCAGGTGGTCGTTGACCGTAACAGTGTGAACGGAATGGTAGAGAAATCGACGGTGGCTAGAGGTTCGGTAGATGGAAACGGGACGTCTTGGACCGTTGATTTTAACCCGGTTTTGTTGTTCCCGGATTTAATCAACCACGTGCAGTACACACTTGTGGCGAGTGAAGCTGGCGTGTTTCCTCTGCACGCGCTAAGGAACGTTTCTGATAACCGGGTGGTCGTTGAGACAAACGCTCCTGTTACTGGGACAGTTTATGTAACAGTGAATCAAGGAGTTTAA
- the EMB1895 gene encoding ARM repeat superfamily protein (EMBRYO DEFECTIVE 1895 (EMB1895); FUNCTIONS IN: binding; INVOLVED IN: embryo development ending in seed dormancy; LOCATED IN: cellular_component unknown; EXPRESSED IN: 10 plant structures; EXPRESSED DURING: 6 growth stages; CONTAINS InterPro DOMAIN/s: Armadillo-type fold (InterPro:IPR016024); Has 205 Blast hits to 155 proteins in 64 species: Archae - 0; Bacteria - 0; Metazoa - 163; Fungi - 0; Plants - 34; Viruses - 0; Other Eukaryotes - 8 (source: NCBI BLink).), protein MEKVSAACAMEWSIKLEKSLRSKNSVKAVEAILETGGKLEQWSKEPESAIAVYNLFGLVPEEDKLFSNTILLRLVDAFCVGDKLIKLAVVRVFMSMFKLSRGKNVNESASWFLSKGRVHNHLELLTRVKNVYDKGDTESKALALILFGCWRDFASEFAPVRYLVFSSMVSPHDLEGRSALFAAACFCEVADDFALVVLGMLNDMVKFPDITPKTRLAAVRVFAKMGCSHTIANRAFKICMKLMLDSPKEDNLVPFLVSLTKLASRSTHLASELAEVIIPFLGEDKTSHARAAVLRCLHFLIERGMCFSLAHERDIASVSSLLKQEELSSDMQVKALQIFQKIVVYKLCMTDASELLQLIAITENASHSQIFSSSCLAISVLVSIWTEIVRTAEKRSIEISSTSLPMQLVVLIMDRVALLGRLCSDLFRAGYAVVSEVQDLLKVLHLLVGKHSELRLLVLEKVRLFLTYIVSLNDGLRKADGAHELLFGVINYKDKRGVVMRSEFLASIHKFLIVFLENLEGDDNLLSEIYEKVKHITEFVSSCSFIDFHTQMIFTLLLHSPILWGFSVNDDTGNSGVSLVADIVNYGIVSLDCSNQILMERNYWPAYRAGVYAARLGAWVTSAMIFDQLKTNVQSDINCCWLKSLTYLSHAEGKFQLLLTPSDSVKLVNWLKNNGYLPELSKDASGEFAHCLALREAYMNLQSSLGMLGNIIASSGVFCFQTWFLVLKTRVLETVLELVECLGLLNQDLRNKNQVEEILLTGCDSLQQLPRISIQLQKLAKEFDMLATCFIDIDDSSSSIITTISLSCSVLAFAAGIVLFLPGFSFQEALVPFTSQSGLCSRLVEDLVRRLWKVDPNVCEKLNILVNTNESLNCFHLQSRNQVLRVCGKVKMLLSICRDALSCTYGLQNQSMSMHKEEIMSEITKSCRHLLSQAIMKWMQIPFGIPKYFFNIRPCVGAELFALSSESSKRIPDTVSVEQGFQLSLDLCLQLKNIKQRQVPVRLNKLYCLLYTKLAYHSPTQHGENNRNQMSYSPWRDEDLIEMSNKLFHHAIKSGKKPDVSGRFDWAKSGVSTVVQFEPNERGQGFSSCLLDVSRFPVGSYQIKWLSCCVDQHGSYWNLLPLNGKPVFTVKKAS, encoded by the exons ATGGAGAAGGTTTCAGCAGCTTGCGCCATGGAATGGAGCATCAAGCTCGAGAAATCTCTTCGTTCTAAAAACTCAG TTAAAGCCGTTGAAGCTATCTTAGAGACTGGTGGGAAGCTTGAACAGTGGAGTAAAGAACCAGAATCTGCTATTGCTGTTTacaatttatttggtttggttcctGAAGAAGATAAGCTCTTTTCAAATACTATCCTGTTGAGGCTTGTTGACGCGTTTTGTGTTGGGGATAAGCTTATTAAGCTTGCTGTTGTTCGGGTTTTTATGTCTATGTTTAAGCTAAGCCGAGGGAAGAACGTAAATGAATCAGCAAGTTGGTTTTTGTCAAAGGGTAGGGTGCATAACCACTTGGAATTGCTTACACGAGTGAAGAATGTGTATGATAAGGGTGATACTGAGTCTAAAGCTTTGGCTTTGATTCTGTTTGGTTGTTGGAGAGATTTTGCTAGCGAATTTGCTCCTGTACGGTATTTGGTTTTCAGCAGTATGGTTTCTCCTCATGATCTGGAG GGAAGATCAGCTCTGTTTGCTGCAGCTTGCTTTTGTGAAGTAGCAGATGACTTTGCATTGGTTGTTCTGGGGATGTTAAACGACATGGTGAAGTTCCCAGACATAACGCCAAAGACCAGGTTAGCTGCTGTGCGAGTTTTTGCAAAAATGGGATGCTCGCATACAATTGCTAATAGAGCATTCAAG ATTTGTATGAAGCTAATGCTGGACTCCCCAAAAGAGGACAATTTGGTTCCATTCCTGGTTTCCTTGACTAAGCTTGCTTCAAGATCAACTCATCTTGCTTCTGAACTG GCAGAGGTTATCATACCCTTTCTGGGTGAAGATAAAACTTCTCATGCTCGAGCTGCAGTATTGAGATGTCTCCACTTTCTCATAGAAAGAGGGATGTGCTTCTCTCTTGCCCATGAAAGAGATATTGCAAGTGTTTCAAGCTTATTAAAGCAAGAAGAGCTCTCATCAGATATGCAAGTTAAAGCTCTTCAAATTTTTCAGAAG ATAGTTGTCTACAAACTATGCATGACTGATGCATCTGAATTACTTCAGCTCATAGCTATTACTGAGAATGCATCTCATTCTCAGATCTTTTCAAGCAGTTGTTTAGCCATCAGTGTCTTGGTGAGTATATGGACAGAAATAGTTCGGACAGCGGAAAAAAGATCAATTGAGATATCTTCAACATCTCTTCCGATGCAGCTCGTTGTATTAATCATGGACAGGGTCGCCTTGCTGGGGCGATTATGTTCTGATCTTTTTCGAGCTGGCTATGCTGTAGTTAGTGAGGTTCAAGACCTCTTGAAGGTTCTCCACCTATTAGTAGGAAAACATTCTGAACTGAGACTGCTAGTTCTTGAAAAAGTCAGATTATTCTTAACGTATATTGTGAGCCTAAATGATGGCTTAAGAAAAGCAGATGGAGCTCATGAATTGCTATTTGGTGTTATCAATTATAAAGACAAAAGAGGGGTGGTCATGAGGTCAGAGTTTCTAGCATCAATACACAAGTTCCTGATAGTGTTCTTGGAAAATCTCGAGGGAGATGATAATCTTTTGTCTGAAATTTATGAAAAGGTGAAGCATATCACTGAGTTTGTAAGTTCATGCAGCTTCATTGATTTCCACACACAAATGATATTCACACTGCTACTACATTCCCCGATTCTTTGGGGATTCTCTGTGAATGATGATACAGGAAATTCAGGCGTATCACTTGTTGCTGATATAGTTAACTATGGAATCGTTTCTCTTGACTGTTCAAATCAGATTTTAATGGAGAGAAACTACTGGCCTGCTTACAGAGCTGGGGTTTACGCAGCACGTTTGGGTGCTTGGGTCACATCTGCTATGATTTTTGACCAGCTCAAAACCAACGTCCAGTCTGATATTAATTGTTGCTGGTTAAAGTCATTAACCTATTTATCCCATGCCGAGGGAAAATTCCAACTGCTTCTCACTCCAAGTGATAGTGTCAAGTTAGTCAATTGGCTGAAAAATAATGGTTATTTACCAGAACTCTCCAAAGATGCCTCTGGAGAGTTTGCACACTGTCTAGCTCTTCGTGAAGCTTATATGAATTTACAATCGTCTCTGGGAATGTTGGGAAATATTATAGCGTCAAGTGGAGTATTCTGTTTCCAAACGTGGTTCTTGGTTCTAAAGACTCGGGTATTGGAAACCGTGCTTGAACTCGTCGAATGCCTTGGGCTGCTTAACCAAGATTTACGCAACAAGAATCAGGTGGAAGAAATACTCTTGACTGGTTGCGATTCCCTGCAACAGCTTCCTCGGATTTCTATTCAGCTACAAAAGTTGGCAAAGGAATTTGATATGTTGGCGACGTGTTTCATAGACATAGACGATAGCAGTTCTAGCATTATCACAACAATTTCACTGAGCTGTTCAGTTCTGGCTTTTGCTGCTGGAATTGTTCTTTTCCTTccaggtttttcttttcaagaagCATTGGTTCCTTTCACTTCACAAAGCGGTCTGTGCTCGAGGCTTGTAGAAGATTTAGTTCGACGGCTGTGGAAAGTAGACCCCAATGTCTGCGAAAAGCTCAACATACTCGTTAACACAAACGAGTCGTTAAACTGTTTCCATTTGCAATCTAGGAATCAGGTTTTGAGAGTCTGTGGCAAAGTAAAGATGCTGCTCTCTATTTGCAGAGATGCTCTTTCATGCACTTATGGATTGCAGAATCAGTCAATGTCAATGCACAAAGAGGAGATTATGTCTGAGATTACGAAAAGTTGCAGGCATCTACTGTCACAAGCAATTATGAAATGGATGCAGATTCCTTTTGGTATTCCAAAGTATTTCTTCAACATAAGGCCTTGTGTTGGTGCCGAGCTATTTGCTCTTAGTTCAGAGAGTAGCAAACGTATTCCTGACACAGTTTCAGTGGAACAAGGGTTTCAACTGTCACTAGATCTTTGTCTTCagttgaaaaacataaaacaacgGCAAGTCCCTGTTCGACTTAACAAACTGTATTGCCTTCTCTATACTAAACTAGCTTATCATTCTCCAACTCAACACGGTGAAAACAACAGAAACCAAATGTCTTATTCCCCTTGGAGAGATGAAGATCTGATTGAAATGAGTAACAAGCTGTTTCATCATGCTATAAAGTCTGGTAAGAAGCCGGACGTCTCAGGTCGATTTGATTGGGCCAAGAGTGGTGTTTCTACGGTTGTGCAGTTCGAACCAAACGAGAGAGGACAAGGGTTTTCAAGCTGCTTGTTAGACGTTTCGCGTTTCCCGGTTGGTtcatatcaaataaaatggCTAAGCTGTTGCGTTGATCAACATGGTTCTTACTGGAATCTTCTACCTCTCAATGGCAAACCTGTGTTTACGGTTAAGAAAGCGTCATGA